A genomic window from Cryobacterium sp. SO2 includes:
- a CDS encoding GNAT family N-acetyltransferase — MPGLTFVTTDPGAPAAAGLLRAYYDDIVGRYWGRAALPAETDAAMADEPSDDLRGDTGLLVLGILNGTPLACGGVRFVGAGIGELTRVYVAAEARGTGAGAGLLAHLDGLAVAAGLSTLRLTVRSDLVEARRLYARCGYLEVAPFNTEPYAEHWLSKELH, encoded by the coding sequence ATGCCCGGGCTCACCTTTGTCACGACCGACCCTGGCGCGCCCGCTGCCGCCGGCCTGCTGCGGGCCTACTACGACGACATCGTCGGTCGGTATTGGGGCCGGGCCGCGCTGCCCGCCGAGACCGATGCTGCCATGGCGGATGAGCCCAGTGACGACCTTCGGGGCGATACCGGTCTGCTTGTGCTCGGCATCCTGAACGGCACACCGCTCGCTTGCGGCGGAGTGCGTTTCGTCGGGGCCGGCATCGGCGAACTGACTCGCGTCTACGTTGCCGCCGAAGCGCGGGGAACCGGCGCCGGCGCCGGGCTTCTGGCCCACCTGGACGGCTTGGCCGTTGCCGCCGGACTCAGCACGCTGCGATTGACGGTGCGCAGCGACCTCGTCGAGGCCCGCCGGCTGTATGCCCGATGCGGTTACCTCGAGGTGGCCCCATTCAACACCGAACCCTATGCGGAGCACTGGCTCTCGAAGGAGCTGCACTGA
- a CDS encoding LysE family translocator: MVTLPAVLGMALVALGMVLTPGPNMIYLVSRSIGQGWRAGMVSLGGTLVGFLVYMTMANVGLAAVFLLVPWLYTAVKIAGAAYLLYLAWKTLKPGGLSLFEARDLPVDSRAKLFRMGLVTNLLNPKAAIMYLALIPQFVTPSAGNVMLQGFILGGVQITVSMLVNAAIVLAAGAIAVFLRSRPTWLVLQRWITGTLLGAVGVKLAIDAPAPAA; encoded by the coding sequence ATGGTCACACTTCCTGCCGTCCTGGGCATGGCGCTCGTCGCCCTCGGCATGGTCCTCACGCCGGGGCCGAACATGATCTACCTGGTCTCCCGCAGCATCGGGCAGGGCTGGCGCGCCGGAATGGTCTCGCTGGGAGGCACCCTGGTGGGGTTCCTCGTCTACATGACCATGGCCAACGTCGGGCTCGCCGCCGTGTTCCTGCTGGTGCCGTGGCTGTACACGGCGGTGAAGATCGCCGGAGCGGCCTACCTGCTCTACCTGGCCTGGAAGACCCTGAAGCCCGGCGGGCTGTCGCTGTTCGAGGCCCGGGATCTGCCGGTCGATTCCCGGGCGAAGCTGTTCCGGATGGGCCTGGTGACTAACCTGCTCAACCCCAAGGCGGCCATCATGTACCTCGCCCTGATCCCTCAGTTCGTGACACCGTCCGCGGGAAACGTGATGCTCCAGGGCTTTATCCTCGGCGGGGTGCAGATCACCGTGAGCATGCTGGTGAACGCCGCGATCGTGCTGGCCGCCGGCGCCATCGCGGTGTTCCTGCGCAGCCGGCCCACCTGGCTGGTCCTGCAGCGCTGGATCACCGGCACTCTGCTGGGCGCGGTGGGCGTCAAGCTCGCGATCGACGCTCCCGCACCCGCGGCCTGA
- a CDS encoding 2-oxoglutarate and iron-dependent oxygenase domain-containing protein: MTTSAAAPNTALSLPILDLSRLNAGPAEAEAFRAELREVTHEYGFFYLTGHGVPAELIERVMTTSRAFFNLPEDDKMAIENLKSPHFRGYTRVGGELTQGKVDWREQIDIGAERPALELGADDADYLRLEGPNQWPENLPALEEVMTQWREELNDVALRLMQAWALSLGAPQDVFDEAFAEKPSTLIKIVRYPGKSDPTPKQGVGAHKDSGVLTLLFVEPGKGGLQVEKDGEWIDAPPLDGAFVVNIGELLEVATDGYLKATVHRVISPLIGTDRISIPFFYSPALDATIPVLTLPEELHAPGITVDPENPIFTTYGENVLKSRLRAHPDVAAIHHPDLVK; this comes from the coding sequence ATGACAACTTCAGCCGCCGCCCCGAACACCGCCCTGTCCCTCCCGATCCTCGACCTGTCCAGGCTCAATGCCGGGCCGGCTGAGGCGGAGGCATTCCGTGCGGAGCTGCGTGAGGTCACCCACGAATACGGGTTCTTCTACCTCACCGGGCACGGTGTGCCTGCCGAGCTGATCGAGCGGGTGATGACCACCTCGCGGGCCTTCTTCAACCTCCCCGAGGACGACAAGATGGCCATCGAGAACCTCAAGAGCCCGCACTTCCGCGGTTACACCCGGGTCGGCGGCGAGCTCACCCAGGGCAAGGTGGACTGGCGCGAGCAGATCGACATCGGCGCGGAGCGTCCGGCCCTCGAGCTCGGCGCGGACGACGCCGATTACCTGCGCCTGGAAGGCCCCAACCAGTGGCCGGAGAACCTGCCCGCACTGGAAGAGGTCATGACCCAGTGGCGTGAGGAGCTCAACGACGTTGCCCTCCGCCTGATGCAGGCGTGGGCCCTGTCGCTCGGCGCCCCGCAGGATGTTTTCGATGAAGCCTTCGCCGAGAAGCCGTCGACCCTGATCAAGATCGTGCGCTACCCCGGCAAGTCGGACCCCACACCCAAGCAGGGCGTCGGCGCGCACAAGGACTCCGGGGTGCTCACCCTGCTGTTCGTCGAGCCCGGCAAGGGCGGCCTGCAGGTGGAGAAGGACGGCGAGTGGATCGACGCTCCCCCGCTGGACGGCGCGTTCGTGGTGAACATCGGCGAGCTGCTCGAGGTGGCCACGGACGGTTACCTCAAGGCCACCGTGCACCGGGTGATCTCCCCGCTGATCGGCACCGACCGGATCTCGATCCCGTTCTTCTACAGCCCGGCACTGGACGCCACGATCCCGGTTCTCACGCTGCCGGAAGAACTGCACGCCCCCGGTATCACGGTGGACCCGGAGAACCCGATCTTCACGACCTACGGCGAGAACGTGCTCAAGAGCCGTCTGCGCGCGCACCCCGACGTGGCGGCGATCCACCACCCGGACCTAGTCAAGTAA
- the epsC gene encoding serine O-acetyltransferase EpsC, which produces MGVFARIREDIAMAQRHDPAAHSKAEVVLAYSGVHAVWAYRITHKLWLAGLRLPARLLSQFARFLTGVEIHPGASIGRRLFIDHGMGVVIGETAVVGDDVMLYHGVTLGGKSRHGNVPGAQRHPTLRDCVTVGAGAKILGPITLGEWSTVGANAVVTKDAPARSILLGIPARAQPATNDDIKTARSLLASGS; this is translated from the coding sequence ATGGGAGTGTTCGCCCGCATTCGCGAGGACATCGCGATGGCGCAGAGGCACGACCCTGCCGCGCACAGCAAGGCCGAGGTTGTGCTCGCCTATAGCGGCGTGCACGCCGTTTGGGCCTATCGCATCACGCACAAGCTGTGGCTGGCAGGCCTGCGCCTGCCGGCCCGGCTGCTGTCCCAGTTCGCCAGGTTCCTCACCGGAGTGGAGATCCACCCGGGCGCCAGCATCGGCCGGCGCCTCTTCATCGACCACGGCATGGGCGTCGTGATCGGCGAGACCGCCGTGGTCGGTGACGACGTGATGCTGTACCACGGGGTCACCCTCGGCGGGAAGAGCCGACACGGGAACGTGCCGGGCGCACAGCGGCATCCCACCCTGCGCGACTGTGTGACCGTAGGCGCCGGCGCCAAGATTCTCGGCCCGATCACGCTCGGCGAGTGGAGCACCGTGGGGGCCAACGCCGTCGTCACGAAGGACGCCCCCGCTCGGTCGATCCTGCTCGGCATCCCCGCCCGAGCCCAGCCGGCCACCAACGACGACATCAAGACGGCCCGCAGCCTGCTCGCATCCGGCTCCTGA
- the cysK gene encoding cysteine synthase A, translating to MSARIYSDITKTVGGTPLVKLNRLPGDSTATVLAKLEFYNPSSSVKDRIGIAIVDAAEASGELQPGGTIVEGTSGNTGIALALVGAARGYKVILAMPETMSKERKILLRAYGAELVLTPGAAGMRGAVEKAQEIVEATPGAIWARQFDNPANPAIHKATTGVEIWDDTDGAVDLLVAGIGTGGTITGAGQLLKERKPSVRVIGVEPKDSPILNGGAPGPHKIQGIGANFVPTVLDTHVYDEVTDVTLADSVATARALGTQEGILAGISGGAAVWAALEQAKLPENAGKTIVVIVPGFGERYISTVLYEDLV from the coding sequence ATGTCCGCACGGATTTACTCAGACATTACCAAGACAGTGGGCGGAACCCCGCTGGTCAAGCTCAACCGGCTTCCCGGCGACTCCACGGCCACGGTCCTGGCCAAGCTCGAGTTCTACAACCCGTCCAGCAGCGTCAAGGACCGCATCGGCATCGCCATCGTCGACGCCGCCGAGGCGTCCGGTGAACTGCAGCCCGGTGGCACCATCGTCGAGGGCACCAGCGGCAACACGGGCATCGCCCTGGCCCTGGTGGGCGCTGCACGCGGCTACAAGGTGATCCTGGCCATGCCGGAGACCATGAGCAAGGAGCGCAAGATCCTTCTGCGGGCCTATGGCGCCGAGCTCGTTTTGACCCCGGGTGCCGCCGGCATGCGCGGCGCGGTCGAGAAGGCCCAGGAGATCGTCGAAGCGACGCCTGGCGCGATCTGGGCCCGTCAGTTCGACAACCCGGCGAACCCGGCCATTCACAAGGCCACAACGGGTGTGGAGATCTGGGACGACACCGACGGGGCCGTCGATCTGCTCGTGGCCGGCATCGGCACCGGCGGAACCATCACGGGCGCCGGCCAGCTGCTCAAGGAGCGCAAGCCCTCCGTACGCGTGATCGGTGTCGAGCCCAAGGACTCCCCCATCCTCAACGGCGGCGCTCCCGGCCCGCACAAGATCCAGGGCATCGGCGCCAACTTCGTGCCGACCGTTCTCGACACCCACGTCTACGACGAGGTCACCGACGTCACGCTGGCCGACTCGGTCGCCACCGCCCGTGCGCTGGGCACCCAGGAGGGCATCCTCGCGGGAATCTCCGGCGGCGCCGCGGTTTGGGCCGCCCTCGAGCAGGCCAAGCTGCCCGAGAACGCCGGCAAGACCATCGTCGTGATCGTGCCCGGATTCGGGGAACGGTACATCAGCACCGTGCTCTACGAAGACCTCGTCTAG
- the prmC gene encoding peptide chain release factor N(5)-glutamine methyltransferase, with protein sequence MRSFAASALAGAGIEDAEIDADLLIGHVLGQSRGQVQAAAIMGKELSNTDASAIVALIGRREKREPLQHITGRAPFRALELNVGPGVFVPRPETEGVAQIAIDALRSMADPEPIGVDLGTGSGAIALALATEVPHARVFACENSADAFPWTSRNFAEVAADNARLVFADLADAFPELDGTVSVVVSNPPYIPADAIPRDPEVRLFDPAHALYGGQDGLDVVRLVSQTGLRLLRAGGVLIIEHGELQGADIRALLDNDGWRATATHRDLTTRDRTTTALRP encoded by the coding sequence ATGCGGTCGTTCGCTGCTTCTGCGCTGGCTGGAGCGGGAATCGAGGACGCCGAGATCGACGCCGACCTCCTGATCGGGCATGTCCTCGGCCAGAGCCGCGGACAGGTGCAGGCCGCCGCCATCATGGGCAAGGAGCTCAGCAACACGGATGCGTCCGCCATAGTCGCCCTGATCGGCCGCCGGGAGAAGCGCGAGCCCCTGCAGCACATCACCGGCCGGGCACCGTTCCGGGCGCTCGAACTCAACGTGGGCCCCGGCGTCTTCGTGCCGCGACCCGAAACCGAGGGGGTCGCCCAGATCGCCATCGACGCCCTGCGCTCGATGGCCGATCCAGAGCCGATCGGGGTAGACCTGGGCACCGGCAGCGGCGCCATCGCCCTGGCCCTGGCCACCGAGGTGCCGCACGCCCGGGTGTTCGCCTGTGAGAACTCCGCCGACGCGTTCCCCTGGACCAGCCGCAACTTTGCCGAGGTCGCCGCCGACAACGCCCGGCTCGTGTTCGCCGACCTGGCCGACGCCTTCCCCGAACTCGACGGCACGGTGTCGGTGGTTGTGTCGAACCCTCCGTACATTCCCGCAGACGCCATCCCGCGCGACCCTGAGGTGCGCCTGTTCGACCCGGCCCACGCCCTCTACGGCGGCCAGGACGGCCTGGATGTGGTGCGCCTGGTGTCGCAGACGGGCCTCCGCCTGCTGCGTGCCGGCGGGGTGCTCATCATCGAGCACGGCGAACTGCAGGGCGCCGACATCCGCGCGTTGCTCGACAACGACGGCTGGCGGGCCACCGCCACCCACCGCGACCTCACCACCCGCGACCGCACCACAACCGCCCTGCGCCCGTGA
- a CDS encoding GNAT family N-acetyltransferase, whose amino-acid sequence MTASLRPLTPEELAAWLATSTLDYTDDLEVAGLSRAAAERKAGESTAREFPGGLPAPGQHVYAVTVSGEHVGVLWLSAGPADDPTNWWILDILIFEAFRGRGHGRRAMLLAETEAARLGAAKITLNVFARNAAARALYASLAYEPTKIYLEKTLPLPRAVS is encoded by the coding sequence GTGACCGCATCCCTGCGCCCGCTCACGCCGGAAGAGCTCGCGGCCTGGCTCGCCACCAGCACCCTCGACTACACCGACGACCTTGAGGTGGCGGGGCTGAGCCGGGCCGCGGCCGAGAGGAAAGCGGGGGAGTCCACGGCACGCGAGTTCCCGGGCGGCCTCCCCGCGCCTGGGCAGCACGTCTACGCGGTGACGGTCTCCGGTGAGCACGTCGGTGTGCTCTGGCTCTCGGCCGGGCCGGCCGACGATCCCACCAACTGGTGGATCCTCGACATCCTGATCTTCGAGGCATTCCGCGGCCGCGGCCATGGCCGCCGGGCGATGCTGCTCGCCGAGACCGAGGCAGCCCGATTGGGTGCCGCCAAGATCACCCTGAACGTGTTCGCCCGCAACGCTGCCGCCCGAGCTCTCTATGCGTCCCTGGCCTATGAGCCCACAAAGATCTACCTGGAAAAGACGCTCCCCCTCCCGCGAGCCGTGAGTTAA
- a CDS encoding L-threonylcarbamoyladenylate synthase, with amino-acid sequence MTRIYDCSVDEEYTTGMRLARSAIGRGALVVIPTDTVYGVAADAFNPEAVQKLLDAKGRDRQSPPPVLIPGIPTLDALAENVPQPVRDLVAAFWPGGLTVVLTAQPSLVWDLGETRGTVALRMPRNKVALDLLAETGPLAVSSANTTGKPSAIDAAGADDMLGGTVAVYLDGGVAGLDYEAIGDRPGDTSSTIVDATGFDTNGGKLVIVRNGVISRAAIEAVIGEALAPVAEQ; translated from the coding sequence ATGACACGTATCTATGACTGCTCGGTCGACGAGGAATACACGACCGGCATGCGACTGGCACGCTCGGCGATCGGCCGTGGCGCGCTCGTTGTCATCCCCACCGACACCGTCTACGGCGTCGCCGCCGACGCGTTCAACCCCGAGGCCGTGCAGAAGCTGCTGGATGCGAAGGGTCGCGACCGTCAATCGCCGCCGCCCGTGCTCATCCCCGGCATCCCCACGCTCGACGCCCTGGCCGAGAACGTGCCCCAGCCGGTGCGCGACCTGGTCGCGGCCTTCTGGCCCGGCGGTCTCACCGTGGTGCTCACGGCCCAACCGTCGCTGGTCTGGGACCTCGGTGAGACGCGGGGCACCGTCGCCCTGCGGATGCCGCGCAACAAGGTGGCCCTGGACCTTTTGGCCGAGACCGGTCCGCTCGCCGTCTCGAGCGCGAACACCACGGGCAAACCGTCGGCCATCGACGCCGCAGGGGCGGACGACATGCTCGGCGGCACCGTGGCCGTGTACCTGGACGGGGGAGTGGCCGGCCTGGACTACGAGGCCATCGGCGACCGGCCCGGTGACACGTCCTCCACAATCGTCGACGCCACGGGCTTCGACACCAACGGCGGAAAACTGGTGATCGTGCGCAACGGCGTCATCTCCCGTGCCGCCATCGAGGCCGTGATCGGGGAGGCGCTGGCCCCGGTGGCAGAGCAATGA
- a CDS encoding MraY family glycosyltransferase: protein MTLFVILALVSAVVTYLMSMVVLKLTHKYRLYPKIRERDVHTRPTPRLGGIAMFLGILVAFGVSYLVASQFAPLRLIFADPHQIMAILGAALLIVLLGVADDIWDLDWMTKLLGQFIAAGLVAWQGVQVFSLPIGGLTVGSSWMSIVITVMAIVIVMNMINFIDGLDGLVAGVALIANGVFFIYSYLLVRDTSPTNYFNLASLIAAILVGACVGFLPVNWHPAKMFMGDAGALLVGLLMATSAIAITGQVDPTAINRAQLFPAFIPLILPVAILIIPLLDFGLAVFRRVRAGKSPFSADRKHLHHRLLDMGHSHLHAVLIFYGWTAAASVGCLLYYVLPVFFGLPSGWATVFLVTALVICTIVTLAPLSRRKAIEAASQLAPVTAVIGIEPSAVLDPLDEASDNAKEHV from the coding sequence ATGACCCTCTTCGTCATCCTGGCGCTGGTCTCGGCGGTCGTGACCTACCTCATGTCGATGGTGGTCCTCAAGCTCACCCACAAATACCGGCTCTACCCGAAGATCCGCGAACGCGACGTGCACACCAGGCCCACCCCGCGACTGGGCGGCATCGCGATGTTCCTGGGCATCCTGGTGGCCTTCGGGGTGTCCTACCTGGTGGCATCCCAGTTCGCGCCGCTGCGGCTGATCTTCGCCGACCCCCACCAGATCATGGCGATCCTCGGTGCCGCGCTGCTGATCGTGCTGCTGGGCGTGGCCGACGACATCTGGGACCTGGACTGGATGACCAAGCTGCTCGGCCAGTTCATCGCCGCCGGACTGGTGGCCTGGCAGGGGGTGCAGGTCTTCTCGCTGCCCATCGGCGGACTTACCGTCGGTTCCTCCTGGATGTCGATCGTGATCACCGTGATGGCCATCGTCATCGTGATGAACATGATCAACTTCATCGACGGCCTCGACGGCCTCGTCGCCGGGGTCGCGCTCATCGCCAACGGCGTCTTCTTCATCTACAGCTACCTGCTGGTGCGCGACACCTCGCCCACCAACTACTTCAACCTCGCCTCCCTGATCGCCGCGATCCTCGTCGGCGCCTGCGTGGGCTTCCTGCCGGTCAACTGGCATCCGGCAAAGATGTTCATGGGCGACGCCGGCGCCCTGCTGGTGGGCCTGCTGATGGCCACCTCCGCGATCGCGATCACCGGCCAGGTCGACCCCACCGCGATCAACCGCGCCCAGCTGTTCCCCGCGTTCATCCCGCTGATCCTGCCGGTTGCGATCCTCATCATCCCCCTGCTGGACTTCGGCCTGGCGGTGTTCCGGCGGGTGCGGGCAGGCAAGTCCCCGTTCAGCGCCGACCGTAAGCATCTGCACCACCGATTGCTGGACATGGGCCACTCCCACCTGCACGCCGTGCTGATCTTCTACGGCTGGACCGCGGCCGCGTCGGTCGGTTGCCTGCTGTACTACGTGTTGCCGGTGTTCTTCGGCCTGCCCAGCGGCTGGGCCACAGTCTTCCTGGTGACCGCCCTGGTCATCTGCACAATCGTGACGCTGGCTCCGCTGAGCCGCCGCAAGGCCATTGAGGCGGCCAGCCAGCTGGCGCCAGTGACCGCGGTGATCGGTATCGAGCCCAGCGCCGTCCTTGACCCCCTCGACGAGGCGTCTGACAACGCCAAGGAGCACGTATGA
- the atpB gene encoding F0F1 ATP synthase subunit A — MLARGPALLFVVARAELHAPNQEKALLETAVNLLVPFASDDGEFHGPTINEFFPDAIFFAGTPFEMNRVIIIRLIAVAGMMLIFWLGTRRMKIVPGKLQSIAEMGLDFVRVNIAEDLLGKKDGKRFLPLITTIFFMVLFMNFTGVIPFLNIAGTSVIGVPLVLALVAYATFIYAGIKKSPGKFFRNSLFPPGVPPVLYIIVTPIEFVSTFLIRPVTLTLRLLMNMIVGHLLLVLFFSATQFFFFTADGAFKAFGVGTLAFGFAFTLFELLVAVLQAYVFALLTAVYIQLALADEH; from the coding sequence ATGCTGGCACGAGGGCCGGCATTATTATTCGTCGTTGCGAGAGCAGAGCTCCACGCCCCGAACCAGGAGAAAGCGCTGCTAGAAACCGCCGTAAACCTGCTCGTTCCGTTTGCGTCCGACGACGGTGAATTCCACGGTCCGACGATCAACGAGTTCTTCCCCGATGCGATCTTCTTCGCCGGCACCCCGTTCGAAATGAACCGGGTCATCATCATCCGCCTCATCGCGGTGGCCGGAATGATGTTGATCTTCTGGCTCGGCACTCGCCGCATGAAGATCGTGCCCGGCAAGCTGCAGAGCATCGCCGAAATGGGCCTCGACTTCGTCCGCGTCAACATCGCAGAAGACCTGCTGGGCAAGAAAGACGGCAAGCGCTTCCTTCCCCTGATCACCACCATCTTCTTCATGGTGCTGTTCATGAACTTCACCGGTGTGATCCCGTTCCTGAACATCGCCGGCACCTCAGTGATCGGCGTTCCGCTGGTCCTGGCCCTCGTGGCCTACGCCACGTTCATCTATGCCGGAATCAAGAAGAGCCCGGGCAAGTTCTTCCGGAACTCGCTCTTCCCGCCCGGAGTGCCGCCGGTGCTGTACATCATCGTCACGCCGATCGAGTTCGTCTCCACGTTCCTGATCCGCCCGGTCACCCTGACGCTCCGACTTCTCATGAACATGATCGTCGGACACCTTCTACTGGTGCTGTTCTTCTCGGCGACTCAGTTCTTCTTCTTCACGGCAGATGGCGCATTCAAGGCGTTTGGCGTGGGGACGTTGGCCTTCGGGTTCGCTTTCACCCTGTTCGAATTGTTGGTCGCCGTGCTGCAGGCCTACGTATTCGCACTTCTCACCGCTGTCTACATCCAGCTCGCGCTGGCTGACGAGCACTAA
- the atpE gene encoding ATP synthase F0 subunit C: MDAVTVLAEINGNIATVGYGLAAIGPAIGVGIVVGKTIEGVARQPELAGRLQVLMYIGIAFTEALAFIGIATYFIFV; encoded by the coding sequence GTGGACGCAGTTACCGTTCTCGCGGAAATCAACGGCAACATTGCCACCGTCGGCTACGGCCTCGCGGCTATCGGCCCGGCAATCGGCGTTGGTATCGTCGTGGGCAAGACCATCGAGGGTGTCGCGCGTCAGCCCGAACTCGCCGGCCGCCTGCAGGTGCTGATGTACATCGGTATCGCATTCACCGAGGCGCTCGCGTTCATCGGTATCGCGACCTACTTCATCTTCGTTTAG
- a CDS encoding F0F1 ATP synthase subunit B yields the protein MLHSVIAAAAAEESHNPLLPEWYDIIWSSFIFIVILFFFWKLALPRMQKLLDDRAEAIEGNIAKADDAQRKAEAALEQYTAQLAAARVEAGQIREQARADGQQIVAELREQASSDAARIMATAKTQIEAEHQAAITSLRSEVGTLALDLASGVIGESLNDDARASAIVDRFLADIESSENTAPSAGKH from the coding sequence ATGCTTCACTCAGTGATTGCGGCTGCCGCGGCGGAAGAGTCGCACAACCCGCTTCTTCCGGAGTGGTACGACATCATTTGGTCGTCGTTCATCTTCATCGTCATTCTGTTCTTCTTCTGGAAGCTCGCGCTTCCGCGGATGCAGAAGCTCCTCGACGATCGCGCCGAGGCCATTGAAGGAAACATCGCCAAGGCCGACGACGCCCAGCGCAAGGCAGAGGCTGCTCTCGAGCAGTACACCGCCCAGCTCGCTGCAGCGCGCGTCGAAGCCGGCCAGATCCGCGAGCAGGCTCGCGCCGACGGTCAGCAGATCGTCGCCGAGCTTCGTGAGCAGGCGTCCTCGGACGCCGCCCGGATCATGGCCACCGCCAAGACTCAGATCGAAGCAGAGCACCAGGCCGCCATCACCTCGCTTCGCAGCGAGGTCGGCACCCTGGCTCTCGACCTGGCCTCCGGTGTCATCGGCGAAAGCCTGAACGACGACGCGCGCGCCAGCGCCATCGTCGACAGGTTCCTCGCCGACATCGAGTCCTCCGAGAACACGGCCCCGTCGGCCGGAAAGCACTAG
- a CDS encoding F0F1 ATP synthase subunit delta, with the protein MGSATREALASSRTALAAHADSADLATGESLFDAGRVIGNSSQLLAAIGDASADETAKAALVKAVFAPTLTPAALELLQSAAAARWSSHQDLLAGIEELGLRVTAASAPADVSIDSELFTFGAAVSSDAELELALTSKLTPAAAKVSLVDALLSGKASAQTLVIVRHLVQQPRGRRIGELLGDAAAIVADQADTMIATVISATRLTSTQLDRLAKTLSSRYGRNLTINQVIDASVVGGLKVQIGDDVIDGSIATRLKDLRLQLAG; encoded by the coding sequence ATGGGAAGCGCCACCAGAGAAGCCTTGGCCTCGTCGCGGACGGCCCTGGCCGCCCACGCCGACTCGGCCGATCTGGCGACGGGCGAAAGCCTGTTCGACGCCGGCCGGGTCATCGGCAACTCCTCTCAGCTGCTGGCCGCCATCGGCGACGCCTCAGCCGACGAGACCGCCAAGGCCGCCCTGGTCAAGGCGGTCTTCGCTCCGACGCTGACGCCGGCAGCCCTCGAGCTGCTGCAGTCGGCTGCGGCAGCCCGGTGGTCGAGCCACCAGGACCTGCTCGCAGGGATCGAAGAACTCGGCCTGCGCGTAACCGCCGCGTCCGCTCCGGCAGACGTGTCGATCGACTCCGAGCTGTTCACCTTCGGCGCGGCGGTCTCCTCCGACGCTGAACTCGAACTGGCGCTGACCAGCAAGCTCACCCCGGCCGCGGCCAAGGTGAGCCTCGTCGACGCGCTGCTCTCCGGCAAGGCGAGCGCGCAAACCCTCGTCATCGTGCGACACCTCGTGCAGCAGCCCCGCGGCCGCCGCATCGGCGAACTGCTGGGAGATGCCGCCGCGATCGTCGCCGATCAGGCTGACACCATGATCGCGACAGTCATCTCCGCCACGCGGTTGACCTCCACCCAGCTGGACCGCCTCGCGAAGACCCTGTCTTCACGGTACGGACGCAACCTCACCATCAATCAGGTCATCGACGCATCCGTCGTCGGCGGCCTGAAAGTACAGATCGGCGATGACGTCATCGACGGCAGCATCGCCACCCGTCTCAAGGACTTGAGACTGCAGCTTGCTGGGTAA